A window of the Tiliqua scincoides isolate rTilSci1 chromosome 5, rTilSci1.hap2, whole genome shotgun sequence genome harbors these coding sequences:
- the LOC136653652 gene encoding olfactory receptor 10G6-like, protein MECPNETAPTEFVLSGFPFPQEMQFPLLVFFFIMYFLTLSGNSLIIWVVVSDLQLHKPMYWFLCHLSIMDIAFSTVVVPRVIAGFIPGGKVIYFGECVSQIFSLQFLGCAESLLYTVMAYDRFLAICKPLHYTNIMNWRACLILSLGTVILGCLNSTLQTTFTFHLPYGQRNHLDYIFCDIPALLKLACADTTVNEFVILVGIGSVAMSCFLLILTSYMYIISAILRISTSEGRRRAFSTCTSHITLVVIFYIPVVFHYLRPTSQDSIDSTVSMFYTTITPFLNPVIYTLRNKEMKVTLGKRWGGNTK, encoded by the coding sequence ATGGAGTGTCCAAATGAAACCGCACCAACTGAGTTTGTCCTCTCTGGGTTCCCATTCCCACAAGAGATGCAATTCCCATTGCTCGTCTTTTTCTTCATTATGTACTTTCTGACCCTCTCTGGAAATTCCCTGATCATCTGGGTGGTGGTCTCTGACCTCCAGTTGCACAAACCCATGTACTGGTTCCTCTGCCACTTGTCCATCATGGACATTGCTTTCTCCACGGTTGTTGTTCCCAGAGTGATAGCTGGGTTCATTCCTGGTGGGAAGGTCATCTACTTTGGGGAATGTGTATCTCAGATATTTTCCTTGCAGTTCCTGGGATGTGCAGAAAGTCTTCTCTATACAGTGATGGCTTATGACCGCTTCCTAGCTATTTGCAAACCACTCCACTACACCAACATTATGAACTGGAGAGCTTGCCTCATCCTTTCTTTGGGTACCGTGATTCTAGGCTGTCTGAACTCAACGTTACAGACAACATTCACCTTTCATTTACCCTATGGTCAGAGGAACCATCTTGACTACATCTTCTGTGACATTCCTGCACTTCTGAAGCTGGCCTGTGCTGACACAACAGTCAATGAGTTTGTGATCTTGGTTGGCATTGGCTCTGTAGCCATGTCCTGTTTCCTGCTGATTCTGACCTCTTACATGTACATTATCTCAGCCATCTTGAGGATCAGCACCAGTGAAGGGCGTCGTCGTGCTTTTTCTACTTGTACATCCCATATTACTCTGGTTGTCATATTTTACATCCCAGTGGTTTTCCACTACCTGAGGCCAACATCTCAGGATTCAATAGATAGTACGGTAAGCATGTTTTATACCACAATAACCCCATTTCTGAACCCTGTCATATATACGCTTAGGAACAAAGAGATGAAGGTCACTTTGGGGAAACGGTGGGGTGGAAATACCAAGTAA
- the LOC136653653 gene encoding olfactory receptor 10G6-like produces MVSSALTECENMTLLFESFELLGFQYPPNLKFLLLFFFFLMYILTLSGNGLILLVVALEPQLHKPMYWFLCHLSVMDMMVSSLVVPKLIAWLIESSGTISFAGCVSQLFFFHFLGCTECFLYTVMAFDRFLAICKPLHYGTLMNHHVCFCLSFGTWFGGSLHSVIETSITFHLPYGRGILVNYIFCDIPAVLKLACADTSLNEMVTLVDVGLVAMTCFLLILTSYAYIISAILRIPTAKRRHRAFSTCTAHITLVLIYYVPVVYTYLRPPSQDSLDKVVAMFYTAVTPCLNPLIYTLRNKEMKIGLQRLWYRKLPHSLTN; encoded by the coding sequence ATGGTAAGTTCTGCCTTAACAGAATGTGAAAACATGACATTATTGTTTGAAAGCTTCGAACTTCTGGGGTTCCAATACCCCCCAAATCTGAAAtttctgcttctgtttttcttcttcctcatgtACATACTAACACTTTCTGGAAATGGTTTGATCCTCTTAGTGGTCGCTCTAGAACCCCAATTGCACAAGCCAATGTACTGGTTCCTCTGCCACCTCTCCGTCATGGACATGATGGTGTCCTCATTAGTAGTTCCCAAGTTAATTGCTTGGCTGATAGAAAGCAGTGGAACCATCTCCTTCGCTGGCTGTGTTTCTCAGCtcttcttcttccacttcctgggCTGCACGGAATGCTTCCTCTACACCGTGATGGCCTTTGACCGCTTCCTGGCCATCTGCAAACCTCTCCACTACGGCACACTCATGAACCACCACGtctgcttctgcctttcctttggtaCTTGGTTTGGAGGCTCCTTGCATTCTGTGATAGAGACCTCTATCACCTTCCATTTGCCATATGGTCGAGGGATTCTGGTGAACTACATATTCTGTGACATCCCAGCTGTGCTGAAGCTGGCCTGTGCAGACACCTCCCTCAATGAGATGGTGACTTTGGTTGATGTTGGGTTGGTGGCCATGACCTGTTTCCTCCTGATCCTGACTTCCTATGCATATATCATCTCTGCCATCTTGAGGATTCCCACTGCCAAACGGAGACACCGGGCCTTCTCCACTTGCACGGCCCATATCACCTTGGTGTTGATATACTACGTGCCTGTGGTTTATACCTATCTTCGTCCACCATCTCAAGATTCCCTGGACAAAGTAGTAGCCATGTTCTACACTGCAGTGACACCATGTTTAAACCCTCTCATATATACTCTGAGAAACAAGGAGATGAAGATTGGGCTGCAGAGGCTTTGGTATCGGAAACTACCACACTCCCTCACAAACTAA
- the LOC136653654 gene encoding olfactory receptor 10G6-like: protein MLSSALTECENLTSSFENFELLGFQYPPNLKFLLLFFFFLMLLLSLSGNGLIFFAVALEPQLHKPMYWFLCHLAVVDMVLSSVIVPKLIAWLIEGNGVISFTGCVSQLFLFHCLGCTECLLYTVMAFDRFLAICRPLHYSTVMNHRVCVCLSFGAWFGGSLHSVIETSITFRLPYGRGTLVNYIFCDIPAVLKLACADTSLNELLILVDVELVAITCFLLILTSYVYIIIAILRIPTAKGRHRAFSTCTAHITLVVIYYVPVVYSYLRPPSQDSLDGVVAMFYTAVTPCLNPLIYTLRNKEMKIGLQRLWSRKPPQSLTN from the coding sequence ATGTTAAGTTCTGCCTTAACGGAATGCGAAAACTTGACATCATCGTTTGAAAACTTCGAACTTCTGGGATTCCAATACCCCCCAAATCTGAAAttcttgcttctgtttttcttcttcctcatgtTGCTGCTCTCACTTTCAGGAAATGGCTTGATTTTCTTTGCGGTTGCTCTAGAACCTCAATTGCACAAGCCAATGTACTGGTTCCTTTGCCACCTTGCTGTCGTTGATATGGTGTTGTCCTCAGTaatagttcccaaactgattGCTTGGCTCATCGAGGGCAATGGGGTCATCTCCTTCACAGGCTGTGTTTCccagctcttcctcttccactgcctGGGCTGCACAGAATGCCTCCTGTACACCGTGATGGCCTTTGACCGCTTCCTGGCCATCTGCAGACCACTCCACTATAGCACAGTCATGAACCACCGAGTTTGTgtctgcctttcctttggtgcttgGTTTGGTGGTTCTTTGCATTCTGTGATAGAGACTTCTATCACCTTCCGTTTGCCGTATGGCCGAGGGACTTTAGTGAACTACATATTCTGTGACATTCCCGCTGTGCTGAAACTGGCCTGCGCAGACACCTCCCTCAATGAGTTGCTGATTTTGGTTGATGTTGAGTTGGTGGCCATAACCTGCTTTCTCCTCATTCTGACTTCCTATGTGTATATCATCATTGCCATCTTGAGGATTCCCACTGCCAAAGGGAGACACCGGGCCTTCTCCACTTGCACAGCCCATATTACCTTGGTGGTGATATACTACGTGCCTGTGGTTTACTCCTACCTTCGCCCACCATCTCAAGATTCCCTGGATGGTGTAGTGGCCATGTTCTACACTGCAGTGACACCCTGTTTAAATCCTCTCATATACACTCTGAGAAACAAGGAGATGAAGATCGGGCTGCAGAGACTGTGGAGTAGGAAACCACCACAGTCCCTTACTAACTAG
- the LOC136653655 gene encoding olfactory receptor 10D3-like has translation MRSLNRTVVTHFVLLGIPHTEGLQSILFPVFLIFYVCTLLGNLLIMTAIFTDSHLHTPMYFFLCNLSILDIGFSSVSTPKMLANLWGQSPIIPLGGCVCQVFFYHFLGSTECLLYTVMAYDRYVAICHPLRYLIIMNWKVCTVLAAGTWVTSSFHATILTTLTFTLPYCGPSEVDYFFCDIFPVVKLACADTVIIETVSFTNIGLVPMTCFLLILTSYVRIVYSVLRMSSGEGRRKAASTCASHLTVVTLFFGPCALIYTQPSLSEILVTPVQIFGNVVTPMLNPVIYTLRNKEVKAALSKLTGGKKVSQTVAH, from the exons atgaggtctctt AACCGCACAGTGGTGACCCATTTCGTCCTTCTTGGCATCCCCCACACTGAAGGCCTTCAATCCATCCTCTTCCCTGTCTTCTTAATCTTCTATGTCTGTACTTTGTTGGGGAATCTGCTGATCATGACTGCCATCTTCACCGACTCTCAtctccacacccccatgtacttcttcctttgCAACCTCTCCATCCTAGACATTGGCTTCTCTTCGGTCAGCACCCCTAAGATGCTGGCCAACCTTTGGGGGCAAAGTCCAATCATACCACTGGGTGGTTGTGTGTGCCAAGTTTTCTTCTACCATTTCCTGGGAAGCACCGAATGCCTCCTCTATACTGTCATGGCCTATGACCGGTATGTTGCCATTTGCCACCCACTGCGGTATCTCATCATCATGAACTGGAAGGTCTGCACTGTTTTGGCCGCTGGTACATGGGTCACCAGCTCTTTCCATGCCACCATCCTCACTACCTTGACTTTCACGCTACCCTACTGTGGGCCCAGTGAAGTGGACTACTTTTTTTGTGACATCTTTCCTGTAGTCAAGCTGGCATGTGCTGACACTGTCATCATTGAGACAGTGAGCTTCACCAACATTGGCTTGGTGCCCATGACCTGCTTCCTCCTTATCCTGACTTCCTATGTCCGCATTGTCTATTCAGTCTTGAGGATGAGCTCTGGCGAAGGACGGCGCAAAGCGGCCTCCACTTGTGCATCACACTTAACTGTAGTGACCCTTTTCTTTGGTCCCTGTGCTTTGATCTACACTCAGCCATCACTAAGTGAAATTCTGGTGACCCCTGTGCAGATCTTTGGCAATGTGGTCACACCCATGCTCAACCCAGTCATTTATACCCTAAGGAACAAGGAGGTGAAAGCAGCTTTGAGTAAACTGACTGGAGGGAAGAAAGTGTCCCAGACAGTAGCGCACTAG
- the LOC136653656 gene encoding olfactory receptor 10G6-like, which translates to MKCENQTSLTEFVLIGFPYPKNLKGPLFIFFLLIYLLTLFGNLLILLVVASSPQLHKPMYWFLCHLSFLDLTVSTVVVPKLIAGFVEGGEMLSFSGCVCQLFFFHFLGCTECFLYTLMAYDRFLAICKPLHYGTIMNRRTCILLAIGVWFGGCLHSIIETALVFHLPFGWRNQVNYIFCDIPAVLKLVCADTTLNVLVTTIDVGLVAIICFFLILTSYVYIVSVILKISSAEGRQRAFSTCTAHVTVVVTYYVPLVFIYLRPGSQDPLDGVVAVFYTSLTPLLNPIIYTLRNKDIKVTLVRLSNKTP; encoded by the coding sequence ATGAAATGTGAAAATCAAACATCATTAACTGAGTTTGTCCTCATTGGCTTTCCATACCCTAAGAATCTGAAGGGTCCTTTGTTCATCTTTTTCCTGCTTATCTACCTACTGACCCTCTTTGGAAACCTGCTGATTCTATTGGTGGTTGCGTCCAGTCCCCAGCTGCATAAGCCCATGTACTGGTTCCTCTGCCATTTGTCCTTTCTGGACCTGACTGTCTCCACCGTGGTGGTACCCAAGCTGATTGCTGGATTTGTAGAGGGTGGGGAAATGCTGTCCTTTAGTGGCTGTGTGTGCCAGTTGTTCTTCTTCCACTTCCTTGGCTGCACAGAATGCTTCCTCTACACTCTGATGGCCTACGACCGCTTCCTAGCCATCTGCAAGCCACTCCATTACGGCACCATCATGAACCGCAGGACATGCATTCTCCTGGCCATAGGTGTGTGGTTTGGTGGCTGCCTTCACTCCATCATAGAGACAGCCCTAGTTTTTCACCTGCCATTTGGCTGGAGAAACCAGGTGAACTACATCTTCTGTGACATCCCAGCTgtcctgaaattggtttgtgctGATACGACACTCAATGTGCTGGTGACTACGATTGATGTTGGCCTTGTAGCCATCATTTGCTTCTTTCTTATCCTAACTTCCTACGTGTACATTGTGTCTGTCATCTTGAAGATCAGCAGCGCTGAAGGACGCCAGAGGGCCTTCTCCACCTGCACAGCCCACGTTACTGTGGTGGTGACCTATTATGTGCCACTTGTCTTCATCTATCTGAGGCCTGGATCCCAAGATCCGCTGGACGGAGTGGTGGCTGTGTTCTACACTTCCCTGACTCCACTTCTGAATCCCATCATCTATACCCTGAGGAACAAGGACATCAAAGTCACCCTGGTGAGACTGTCCAACAAGACACCCTAG